The Desulfonatronospira thiodismutans ASO3-1 region GGGAATGTACACATGGCGTACCAGTGTGTCCCCCCACTGATGCCGGTCGATGCTCCCGATCTGTCTGGTGGTGATGCACCCCAGCAGTTTTCCCTGGTCCACCACTGGAAACATCTTGAAATGAAACTGGTAGATATACTCTTCAACCAGTCTGGCAAGAGTTATATCCGGGGAAACGTAGACCGGCCGCTTCATGAGTGATCTTACCCTGGCGCCGGCCACAGCGCTTTTAATCATCATCTGCCTGTAAGCATTCTGGGCCACGTAGCGGATAAATATTCCGATGACAAAATACCACAGCCCTCCTACCACGTTTCCGGTAAGCATGTTCAGGATTCCAATACCTATGAGCACCAGGCCGAACATGGAACCCATATTGGCTGCAATCCGGGTGGCCCAGCGCTGGTCCCCCTTCCATTTCCAGAGAACAGCCCTTAAAATCCTCCCTCCGTCCATGGGGAATGCGGGGATCAGATTGAAAACAGCCAGGATGGTGTTGATAAGGGCCAGATACATGAATAAAATGATGCCCGCCGCTCCCAATTCCATAAACTGGGCCGCATTATACAGGACAAAGAATACCAGGGCCAGAAATATGCTGGCCAGAGGTCCTGCAATGGCTATCCAGAATTCACTCTTGGGACTCTGGGGATCATCCTCCATCTCGGCCACGCCGCCAAAAATGAACAGGGTGATGCCCCGGATGGGAACCCCGTAATTGCGGGCAACCCAGGAATGCCAGAACTCGTGAAACAAAATGGAGAAAAAAAGCCCCAGGGCCCCGATCACGCCCAGTATCCAGTAACCCATGGGGCTTAAGTCTTCAATGAAGTGAGGAAAAAATCCCACTGCCAGGGACCAGGTTACCAGTACGGCGATTATCAGCCAGCTGACATCCACCTTGATCTGAAAGCCGAATATCTTGAACAGGTTGAGGCTTTTGCCGAACATTATTTTTCCTTGTCGCCCCATGCAGGAAAAAGTCTTTCCAGGAGGGCTGATTAGATTTGAAAATGGCTGCTGTTTTTACTAAAATTGAATAAATTTTCTAATTCTTATTTCCCAAGGTGTAAACTAAAAAAGGAGAACCGCCATGAAAAGCTACCGTCAGGAACTGTGGATGAACATTCCGGCCCGCATGGATTTTGAAAACATCACCCCCCGGGTTCAGGACGCGGTAAACAAAAGCGGGGTCAGCGAAGGCCTGGTCCTGGTCAATGCCATGCACATCACAGCCAGCGTCTTCATAAATGATGACGAATCCGGCCTGCACCACGACTACAAAATCTGGCTGGAAAAACTTGCTCCCCACGAACCTGTATCCAGCTATCGGCACAACGTTGGCGAAGACAATGCCGACGCACACATGAAAAGGCAGGTCATGGGCAGGGAAGTGGTGGTAGCCATCACTGAGGGCAGACTTGACCTGGGTCCGTGGGAGCAGGTTTTCTACGGAGAATTCGACGGAAGAAGAAAAAAAAGGGTGCTTATAAAGGTGATTGGCGAGTAGCCGTCACAGGCGGCACAACCTGATGCTTTATTTGACATCGCCTGCCTTATAGCATAATAATAATCTGTTTGTGCTTGAAATTATTTTGGACGAGAAACACTCTTCAAGTGAGGCCGGTTTTAAAAATGGACCTTCCGAGTAGTAGGTACAACATATTTTGCCAACCAGACCGAAAAAGAGGCCTGAGCCTCTATTACGCCATTATCCCGCCTTCCGGGACGGTATTAAAGACGGATACATTTCTGACCTGCCCTGACTGATCCGCCTTATGCCGTCCCCCCATGGAGGCGGCCAATATCAGGAGGTGGATCATGGACAACAAAATCCTCATAGAAGCCAAGGACTTTCTGGATGCAGCCCTGGACAGCGACGATCAGGGCCGCCAGGAGTTGATTTCCAGGCTGGAATCCCTGCTGGAGGCCGGAGACCATGACTCCATCAGGGATTTTTTCTATTCCCTGCACCCCGCAGACGGGGCCCAGGCCCTGGAACTGTTCTCCCCGGAAAAGGCCTGTGCCTTCATAACCCTGCTCAACAACGAAACCCAGGCACAGATTTTCAATTATCTGCCACCGCATTTTGAAACCCGCATGGCTTCATGCCTGGGTCGCGCTCAGCTGGCCCGGATAATCGGAGCCATGTCTCACGATGAACGCGCCGACCTGTACAACCGGCTGACTTCAGAACAGCAGGAAGAGGTTCTGCCAGCCCTGGCCCACGCCGAACGCGAAGACATCCGCAGGCTGGCATCTTATTCCGAAGGTACTGCAGGCGCAGTCATGACCTCCGACTATGCAGCACTGTCGCCCGACATTACCGCCAGGGAAGCCCTGGAAAAGCTCCGCAGGGAGGCACCGGACAAGGAAACCATATATCAATGCTACGTCATAGACGAGAACCGCAGGCTGGTAGGAGTTATCTCACTGCGCGAACTCCTGGTGGCCTCTCCAAGATCCCTGGTTTCGGAAGTTATGAACCAGCAGCCAATTTTCGCTCATGCCCGGGACAACGCTGAAGAAGTGGCTTCCACCATAGCCAAGTACGACCTCATGGCCATGCCCATCATCAACGGTGACGACAAGCTCGTGGGCATCGTCACCTTTGATGATGTGCATGACATCCTGGAAGAAGAAGCCACTGAGGACTTTCACCGTATGGGCTCCATATCCGGACACGGGGAAAGCCTGGTGGGGGTCAATTTCAGGGAGGCCAGCCCCTGGCTGATAATTCAGAAACGCCTGCCCTGGCTTCTGGCCCTGGTCTTTGTCAATCTTCTCTCAGGTGCCGGCATAGCTTTTTTTGAAAGCACCATCGAAGCTGTAGTGGCCCTGGTCTTTTTTCTGCCCCTGTTGATCGCCAGCGCCGGCAATGCCGGTTCCCAGTCCTCTACTCTAATGGTCAGGGCCCTGGCTACAGGGGACGTAAAAGCTTCGGACTGGCTTTACCTGCTGGGCAAGGAAGTAGGCATAGCCCTGACCCTGGGCCTGGGCATGGCCCTGGCCGTGTCCATGGTGGGCATTTTCAGGGGAGGACCGGAAGTGGCCATCGTGGTGGGGCTGACAATGACTGTTGTCGTTCTTTTCGGCAGTCTGGTGGGATGCCTGCTGCCCTTTCTGCTGGCCAGAATGAAAGTAGATCCGGCAACAGCCAGCGTACCTCTTATAACCTCCATAGCCGATATAGGCGGAATCCTCATCTACTTCAGCATAGCCACGTGGCTCCTGGAAGTTCCGGCGGCGCACTGAAGCAGATATCATCCGGCGCAACCTATTCAGGGAATGCCGCAATCGGCCAGCAATCAACACCGAGGACCCCCTGAATGGTACCCTCCGGCCATGGAAATAGTCAGGCGAAAATACTTCCGGCATATTGACATGGCCTCCTGATCTGGAGCATAAGGAGACTTGGGTTTAGTATATTTTTTTATCATCTTAATCTGTCAGGAGGTATGCATTATGTTCGGAAAGAGGATTTTCATTGCTGTTGCAGCGGTGCTGGCTCTGGCCCTGTCAGCCCCCCAGGCCAAGGCCAAACAGGACATCCTGTTTGGAGGAGCCTCCATTGTAGGCGTCTACTACCAGGTAGCCCTGCAGATCAGCAACATCATGAACAACGAAATCGGAGACAAGTACAACTACATAGGCCGGCCCACCGGCGGTTCCGTGTTCAACATCAACGCCCTGGAACGCGGTGCTTTTGACTTCGGCGTGGCCCAGTCAGACCGCAACTGGCAGGCCTACAACGGCGCCGCCGAATGGGAAGGAAGTCCTATCAAGAGCCTGCGCAGCCTGTTCAGCATGCACCCTGAGACAGTCATGCTGGTAACCCGCCAGGATACCGACATTCACTCCGTGGAAGACATCAAGGGACACAGGATAAACATCGGCAACCCCGGTTCAGGACAGAGGGGCAACGCCATGGACGTTCTGGAAATTTACGGCATAGACCCCCAGAATGACTTCCGGGCCGAGGGACTGGAACATCACGAGGCCGCCCGCGCCCTGGTGGACCGCAACATCGACGCATTCTTCTATACCATAGGCAACCCCAGCGCAGCCATCGAAGAGCCTGCAACATCCGTGGACATCCGCATGATCCCCATCAATGCCCAGGGAATCAAGGACATGGTCGAGGAAAAGCCTTATTACATCATGACCACCATCCCGGGCGGAACTTACCGTGGCGTGGATGAAGACATCGAGACCTACGCTGTTACCGCCACGGTTGTCAGCGATGAAAAAGTTGATGAAGACGTGGTTTACGACATGGTCAAAACCGTATTTGAAAATCTTGACGCTTTGAGGGAATCCCACGCCTCTTTCCGGCATCTGGAAGTCGAGGAAATGCTGCAGGGTCTGTCCGCTCCCCTGCATCCCGGCGCCAAGAGATATTACGAGGAACAGGGCTGGATGTAGCCCTGGCTCTGTACGTAACGGGGCCATAGTCACCTGCCGGTTATACATGATCACACAGCATTAAAGGTCATTTCCTCCCAGGCTCTGTCCGGCGGTACTTTATAAGTGTCAATTAATCCTGGTCCCGTTACGTAATCATTTTTTGGCCGGGAGGTGTCCGCCCCCCTGCGACACTGGAACCATATCCGTTTTTTCCCGGGTCTTCATGACCCGCCGGCCCCATGGCGGGCAGCCTGCAGCTTTAAATTCCCGTATGAGACAACATCCTGATTAATCTCTGCCGCAATCCGGCACAAAGACCTACTCTTCCCGAATGGATAACCGCCAAAAGAACAGGTAAACCACATGAGCGAACAAGCCGGAAAAAACAACACTCTTGAGGAAAACCAGAAGACCACGGAAAATCAGGACGGACAGGACAAAGCACCACCCACGACCAAAGAAGCCAGAGACCTGGTGGTCATGGTGGAGGCCGGGGTCAGGGATCCCAAAAGCATTGTTGCCAGATGGATTATTGTTCTGCTTTGCCTGGCCTGGTCCATTTTTCAGCTGTCAATAGCTCATGACCCCATAAATTCGCATATTGCCAGGATCTGGCACCTGGCTTTCGCCATAGGACTGACCTTTCTGGTTTATCCGGCTTACAAACAGCACTCTACGCCATTCTGGGTCAGTCTGACGCAAAAGATCATTCCTTCTTTCGCCAGCAAATCCATCCGTAAAACCATTCCCGTATACGACTGGATATTTGCTGCTCTGGGCATGGCTTCTGCTCTTTACTTATGGTGGGATTTCGACAACCTTATTTTCCGCCAGGGCATGCCCAACCAGACCGATATTGTCATGGGCTTTATCCTGATTGTCCTTTTGCTGGAAGCTGCCCGCCGGGCCCTTGGACCGGCCCTGTCCATTCTGGCCGCCATCTTTCTGGCCTATAACTTCATTGGCCCTTATCTCCCGGAAATACTCAGACACAGGGGCATTCCCCTGGACTTCATGATCAGCGACATGTACCTGACCACCACCGGGATTTTCGGGGTGCCCCTGGGGGTTTCCGTATCCTTCGTGTTTCTCTTTGTACTCTTCGGAGCACTGCTGGACCGGGCCGGCGGGGGAAAGTATTTCATTGACGTGGCCTTTTCCGCCCTGGGGACCTTCAGGGGAGGACCAGCCAAGGCAGCGGTACTGGCCTCGGGCATGACTGGCATGATCTCCGGTTCTTCCATTGCCAATACAGTCACCACCGGGACCTTTACCATTCCCCTGATGAAAAAAGTAGGGTTCCCGGGACACAAGGCCGGGGCGGTAGAGGTGGCCGCCTCCACCAACGGCCAGATCATGCCTCCCATCATGGGGGCCGCGGCCTTCATTATGGCTGAGATCATCGGCATACCCTACTTAGACGTGGTCCGGGCCGCCCTGTTTCCAGCCCTTATAGCCTACCTGGCCCTTTTGTACGTGGTCCACCTGGAATCGCTTAAAATGGGCATCAAGCCCTTGCCGCGCAAGGAACTGCCCAAATTCTGGAAAACCGTACTGAGGGGATGCCATTTTATAATCCCCCTGGCCATTCTGATTATCTACCTGGTTGTACTGAGGCGCTCTCCTGTTGCTTCCGCCCTGCACGCCATCCAGGGCCTCATGGTTATCATGCTGGTGCAGCGGCCCATTATCGCCTTTCTCTCCCTGGGATATCACCGCAAAGCCGGCACCCTGGACCCGGACCTGGACCTCAAGCGCTACATCAGCGGGGCTTTTGTGGACGGCCTGCGTGACCTGTGGGACGGCCTGATCATGGGAGCCAGAAACATGATCTCCGTGGGCATAGCCACAGCCACGGCGGGCATAATCGTGGGCGTGGTCTCCATAACCGGTCTTGTGGGCCGATTCGTAAATATCATTGATGTGCTCTCCATGGGCAACATGGCCCTGATGCTTGTTCTGACCGCCATGACCAGCCTTATCCTGGGCATGGGCATGCCTACAACCGCCAATTATATAATAATGGCCACCCTCACCGCGCCGGTCATTCTACACCTGGGCGCGGACATGGGCATAATTTTTCCCATCATAGCCATTCACCTGTTTGTATTCTATTTCGGAATCCTGGCGGACGTCACCCCGCCGGTGGGCCTGGCCTCCTACGCCGGAGCGGCTATAGCCAGGTCCGATCCCATCAAGACAGGGGTGCAGGCCTTCTATTACAGTCTTAGAACAGTTATTCTGCCTTTTATATTTCTGTTCAATACGGAACTGCTAATGATTGCCGGGGTGACCGCAGCCGGAGGAGTAATATGGCTGGATGATCCTGTGCGCCTGGCCTGGATATTCTTTTCCGGACTTATCGCCATGTTCGCCTTTGCCTCTGCCCTTCAGGGCTGGCTGGTGATAAAATGCAGGTGGTACGAAAGGCTGTTTCTGCTTCTGGCCTGCGCCACCGCCTTCAGGCCGGGCGTATTTGAGGTCTACCTGCCCTTTGACCGCCTGGGAATGCAGATCCTGGGGGTATGCATGTTTTTCGCCGTATATATATTCCAGAAAATCAAGGTCCGGAGATTTCAGAAATTCATGGCCTCCAGGGCCCAGGAAAAAGGAGAATAAATCATGTACCAGCGCATTCTTGTTCCGGTTGACCTGCAGGAAGAAGACGAGCGCCTGCGCAACCTTGCTCTGCAGAATGCAGTGGAACTCTGCAGGTTTTATAATGCCCGCCTTTATGTGCTTACTGTTGTTCCGGACCTGGGCATGCCCGTAGTGGGCAACTATTTTCCCCAGGACGTGAGCAGCCAGATTGTACGCGAGGCTGAAAACCTTCTTCATGAACATGTGACCAGTCACTTGCCCCAGGATCTGGATATCCAGCATATAGTGGCCCAGGGAACTGTTTATCGCCGCATCCTGAAAACCGCCAGGCAAGTCAATGCCGACCTTATAGTCATCCCGGCTCACCGCCCGACCCTGACAGAGTATTTTATCGGATCCAACACCTCCAGGGTGGTGCGCTACGCCGGATGTTCGGTGCTTGTTGTCCGCTCCGAACTGGACCAGAACATCATTTGCGTGCGATAAAGGCAGACTTGGCATCCGTTATGAACAGCGCTCAAAAAATTAACGAAAACGGCACAAACCTGTCACCTCTGAATGCTTTACTCCCTGAAAGCTGTCTAACGCGGGCTTTGCCCACAACCCAGATAAGAAAAGAGTTTTTGGCCCACAGATCACACAGATTGACACAGATAAAAGAGATTGAAGAAGCATGTTTTTTCCTTGCGGGAATAAGAACCCGCAAGGAAAAGGCATCAGCCGCTTGCGCGGGGGAAGATTACTCCCCGGTATCTACCGCGGATGCGGTGGAGACCATGTGCATACCAGGTTCTTCATTCCTGGTATGCACATAAAAAACCTCTCTTATCTGTGTGATCTGTGGGCAGTAGTCTTTTTCTTAAAAAAATAAGTGAGGCACAGTCCCAGTGCCAAGCGATGAACCCCGTCATGGCTCAAATTTTTCTTGTTTTTTGTGACAGGGTTTCAGGAGTAAGTCTAAAGGAGCTGTCAAATGTCTGAAAAAAAGAACATTCTTTTTCTGTGTACCGGCAATTCCTGCCGCAGCCAGATGGCCCAGGGGTGGACCAATGCACTGCAGAGTGAAAATTTCCAGGCCTTTTCCGCTGGAGTTAAAAAAAGTTCGGTGGACCCCATGGCTGTAGAAGTAATGGGGGAAGCAGGCATAGACCTTTCAGGGCACTATTCCAAGCTCATTGAAGAACTGCCCGGGGTCAAGTTTGATTATGTGGTGACTCTTTGTGATCATGCCCGGGAAAGCTGCCCGGTTTTTTTCTCCGATGCCCAGAAAATTCACCACGGGTTTGACGACCCGCCTTACCTGGCCCGGGATGCCGCCTCACGGGATGAAGCCCTGGGATATTACCGCCGGGTGAGAGATGAAATAAAAGACTTTGTCCAGTCTTTTCCCCAGAGTCTGAAAACAGATTGACCCTTGTGCCTTCACTGAATTATGCATAAGAGTGATCTGGTTTTTGGTAACTGTAAGCCATGGTAACATTACAGTGAAACTTATTTATTGACCTCCGGGGACTGGCTCTTTTGCTGCCGAATTTTCGAAGAATTGCAAGTTTGCAACCGGCAAAAGTGCCTGTCCCCAGTTTAGACAGGTTGAAAAATTTTTATAAGTTTCGCTGTAGTGGTAACGGTTTTGCAGAAATCAGAGCAGACACAAAGAATAATGAGTAGACATTGAAATTTTTAACCAGGGAGAAGCATGAGCAAGGGAAAAAAGTTCTCTCAAAGTCTGAGCCTGGAGGAGGCTTCAAATTTCCTGGCAGAACTGTCCGCAGCACTGGAAAACAGGGAGGTAGTGCTGCAGGGCGAAAAAATCGCTTGGGACAGCATGCGCAAACTGAAATGCTCGTTTTATCCAAGAGGTGACAACCTGACCCTCAAGGTCAGTGTGGAGCAAACCAAGCCCGAAAATGAATCAAATGGCCTGCCTAAAAAAAAGAAAGGCAGAAAAAACGCACTGAAGCAGCTCAAGGCCGGGGCAAAGCTTAAACGATCAGAACTTAAAAAGAGGGTCAGGACCGCCTTCCGGGGTATTATGGACACCAGTGTTAAAGACGAAACACAAGCTGATGAGGCTGGTGCAGCACCTGTCCAGCCCCCCGGCACTGCAGGACCTTCCAGGAGCAAGACCGGCTACAAGACCTTGAAGAAAAGAATGAAAAAAACATTTGCCAGTATCCTGCGAAACGCGGCCAATTACCAGTTGCCCACGCAGAAGGAAATGGACTCGTTTATAAACGATTCCCAGGCCATGGTTGAATTCCCCGGGTATGGAGACGAGTATTACCAGGAATACATGGACAGAGTAAGGCAGATGCAGGAGGCCTTCAGGCAAAATGATCCCCGGGAATTAATGCACAAGGCTCAGGAAGTGAACCAGCTGCAAAAAGACTGCCACAAGCGATACAAGTAGACAGCCCATGAAAACCGATATGGAACAAACACATTACGAGGGGGATGAACTCAAGCAGGATCCAGGGACTGCGGTGCCGGACATCACGGAAATGGATCAGAGAATCCTGTCCGAGATTGTCTGCGTCCAGATAACTCCTGAAGAGATGCACAAAATCATCATGCCCGTCAAGCAGCAGCCCCATCAGAAGACGGTCCTGGCTGTGCACTGGCACCCGGAATATATCCCCATGGAGCTCATCAAAAAAAGAATTGAGAACACCTTCCC contains the following coding sequences:
- a CDS encoding site-2 protease family protein yields the protein MFGKSLNLFKIFGFQIKVDVSWLIIAVLVTWSLAVGFFPHFIEDLSPMGYWILGVIGALGLFFSILFHEFWHSWVARNYGVPIRGITLFIFGGVAEMEDDPQSPKSEFWIAIAGPLASIFLALVFFVLYNAAQFMELGAAGIILFMYLALINTILAVFNLIPAFPMDGGRILRAVLWKWKGDQRWATRIAANMGSMFGLVLIGIGILNMLTGNVVGGLWYFVIGIFIRYVAQNAYRQMMIKSAVAGARVRSLMKRPVYVSPDITLARLVEEYIYQFHFKMFPVVDQGKLLGCITTRQIGSIDRHQWGDTLVRHVYIPCSDNNTIHPNTDILYALNRMNQEGQSRMMVVDNGILMGMISLKDIMGYLSARMEIEGDRSFSD
- a CDS encoding secondary thiamine-phosphate synthase enzyme YjbQ; the encoded protein is MKSYRQELWMNIPARMDFENITPRVQDAVNKSGVSEGLVLVNAMHITASVFINDDESGLHHDYKIWLEKLAPHEPVSSYRHNVGEDNADAHMKRQVMGREVVVAITEGRLDLGPWEQVFYGEFDGRRKKRVLIKVIGE
- the mgtE gene encoding magnesium transporter, with product MDNKILIEAKDFLDAALDSDDQGRQELISRLESLLEAGDHDSIRDFFYSLHPADGAQALELFSPEKACAFITLLNNETQAQIFNYLPPHFETRMASCLGRAQLARIIGAMSHDERADLYNRLTSEQQEEVLPALAHAEREDIRRLASYSEGTAGAVMTSDYAALSPDITAREALEKLRREAPDKETIYQCYVIDENRRLVGVISLRELLVASPRSLVSEVMNQQPIFAHARDNAEEVASTIAKYDLMAMPIINGDDKLVGIVTFDDVHDILEEEATEDFHRMGSISGHGESLVGVNFREASPWLIIQKRLPWLLALVFVNLLSGAGIAFFESTIEAVVALVFFLPLLIASAGNAGSQSSTLMVRALATGDVKASDWLYLLGKEVGIALTLGLGMALAVSMVGIFRGGPEVAIVVGLTMTVVVLFGSLVGCLLPFLLARMKVDPATASVPLITSIADIGGILIYFSIATWLLEVPAAH
- a CDS encoding TAXI family TRAP transporter solute-binding subunit codes for the protein MFGKRIFIAVAAVLALALSAPQAKAKQDILFGGASIVGVYYQVALQISNIMNNEIGDKYNYIGRPTGGSVFNINALERGAFDFGVAQSDRNWQAYNGAAEWEGSPIKSLRSLFSMHPETVMLVTRQDTDIHSVEDIKGHRINIGNPGSGQRGNAMDVLEIYGIDPQNDFRAEGLEHHEAARALVDRNIDAFFYTIGNPSAAIEEPATSVDIRMIPINAQGIKDMVEEKPYYIMTTIPGGTYRGVDEDIETYAVTATVVSDEKVDEDVVYDMVKTVFENLDALRESHASFRHLEVEEMLQGLSAPLHPGAKRYYEEQGWM
- a CDS encoding TRAP transporter permease — encoded protein: MSEQAGKNNTLEENQKTTENQDGQDKAPPTTKEARDLVVMVEAGVRDPKSIVARWIIVLLCLAWSIFQLSIAHDPINSHIARIWHLAFAIGLTFLVYPAYKQHSTPFWVSLTQKIIPSFASKSIRKTIPVYDWIFAALGMASALYLWWDFDNLIFRQGMPNQTDIVMGFILIVLLLEAARRALGPALSILAAIFLAYNFIGPYLPEILRHRGIPLDFMISDMYLTTTGIFGVPLGVSVSFVFLFVLFGALLDRAGGGKYFIDVAFSALGTFRGGPAKAAVLASGMTGMISGSSIANTVTTGTFTIPLMKKVGFPGHKAGAVEVAASTNGQIMPPIMGAAAFIMAEIIGIPYLDVVRAALFPALIAYLALLYVVHLESLKMGIKPLPRKELPKFWKTVLRGCHFIIPLAILIIYLVVLRRSPVASALHAIQGLMVIMLVQRPIIAFLSLGYHRKAGTLDPDLDLKRYISGAFVDGLRDLWDGLIMGARNMISVGIATATAGIIVGVVSITGLVGRFVNIIDVLSMGNMALMLVLTAMTSLILGMGMPTTANYIIMATLTAPVILHLGADMGIIFPIIAIHLFVFYFGILADVTPPVGLASYAGAAIARSDPIKTGVQAFYYSLRTVILPFIFLFNTELLMIAGVTAAGGVIWLDDPVRLAWIFFSGLIAMFAFASALQGWLVIKCRWYERLFLLLACATAFRPGVFEVYLPFDRLGMQILGVCMFFAVYIFQKIKVRRFQKFMASRAQEKGE
- a CDS encoding universal stress protein yields the protein MYQRILVPVDLQEEDERLRNLALQNAVELCRFYNARLYVLTVVPDLGMPVVGNYFPQDVSSQIVREAENLLHEHVTSHLPQDLDIQHIVAQGTVYRRILKTARQVNADLIVIPAHRPTLTEYFIGSNTSRVVRYAGCSVLVVRSELDQNIICVR
- a CDS encoding arsenate reductase ArsC; translated protein: MSEKKNILFLCTGNSCRSQMAQGWTNALQSENFQAFSAGVKKSSVDPMAVEVMGEAGIDLSGHYSKLIEELPGVKFDYVVTLCDHARESCPVFFSDAQKIHHGFDDPPYLARDAASRDEALGYYRRVRDEIKDFVQSFPQSLKTD
- a CDS encoding GAK system XXXCH domain-containing protein yields the protein MSKGKKFSQSLSLEEASNFLAELSAALENREVVLQGEKIAWDSMRKLKCSFYPRGDNLTLKVSVEQTKPENESNGLPKKKKGRKNALKQLKAGAKLKRSELKKRVRTAFRGIMDTSVKDETQADEAGAAPVQPPGTAGPSRSKTGYKTLKKRMKKTFASILRNAANYQLPTQKEMDSFINDSQAMVEFPGYGDEYYQEYMDRVRQMQEAFRQNDPRELMHKAQEVNQLQKDCHKRYK